One Sporosarcina sp. FSL W8-0480 genomic window, ATGGTCATCACCGGTAAAGACAAAGGTAAGACCGGCGTTATCTTAGCTGCTTTCCCTAAGAAGGATCGTGTGCTTGTGGAAGGTGTTAACATCGTAAAGAAACATACGAAACCGAACCAAGTCAATCCTCAAGGCGGAATTATCAGCCAAGAAGCAGCGATCCATGTATCCAACGTCATGCCAATCGATCCTAAAACAGGCGAACCAACTCGCGTAGGTTACAAAATCGAAGATGGCAAAAAGATTCGTATTGCAAAAAAATCCGGTGAAGCACTGGACAAATGAGTAATGGATGAAAGGAGGTCCAACTGATGAGCCGATTAAAAGAAAAGTTTTCAAAAGAAATCACACCTGCTCTTATGAGCAAGTTTGAATATACTTCAGTTATGCAAGTACCAAAAGTAGAAAAAATCGTCATCAATATGGGTGTTGGTGATGCTGTTCAAAACTCAAAAGCGCTTGATGCGGCAGTAGAAGATCTTGCTACTATTTCCGGTCAAAAGCCAGTTGTTACAAAAGCTAAGAAATCAATCGCTGGATTCCGTCTTCGTGAAGGAATGCCGATTGGAGCGAAAGTAACACTACGTGGTGAGCGTATGTATGAATTCCTGGACAA contains:
- the rplX gene encoding 50S ribosomal protein L24, with protein sequence MHVKKGDKVMVITGKDKGKTGVILAAFPKKDRVLVEGVNIVKKHTKPNQVNPQGGIISQEAAIHVSNVMPIDPKTGEPTRVGYKIEDGKKIRIAKKSGEALDK
- the rplE gene encoding 50S ribosomal protein L5, whose amino-acid sequence is MSRLKEKFSKEITPALMSKFEYTSVMQVPKVEKIVINMGVGDAVQNSKALDAAVEDLATISGQKPVVTKAKKSIAGFRLREGMPIGAKVTLRGERMYEFLDKLISISLPRVRDFRGVSKKAFDGRGNYTLGVKEQIIFPEIDYDKVSKVRGMDIVIVTTANSDEEARELLTQFGMPFQK